A window of the Thermoplasmata archaeon genome harbors these coding sequences:
- a CDS encoding ABC transporter ATP-binding protein yields MIRIRDLSVSYATEDGKILALDGINLVIPDAQTFGIVGESGSGKSTLALALMRLLPRNGKAESGTMEVDGTDVLRLPEEEMARIRGLQISMVFQGAMNTLNPLIKIEDQVAEPLLIHHVKEPQEALEAAHECLNLAGLGRDVWRKYPHELSGGMKQRAVIATAIVSQPKVLIADEPTTALDVITQAQITNLLRDLQRRLNMTTILISHDLPLVAEVADRIAIFYAGKVCEDGTNAQVLKGQVHPYTRGLVGSVLLPGVRKEPSIIQGDPVDLRDPPRGCRFMPRCPEASDACASYDYTGFRVEEGHTVYCLRCGDHRADR; encoded by the coding sequence ATGATCCGAATCCGAGACCTGAGCGTTTCCTACGCGACGGAGGACGGCAAGATCCTCGCCCTCGACGGAATCAACCTGGTCATCCCGGACGCGCAGACCTTCGGGATCGTCGGGGAGTCGGGCAGTGGCAAGAGCACTCTTGCGCTCGCGCTCATGCGCCTCTTGCCTCGTAATGGGAAGGCGGAGTCGGGCACGATGGAGGTCGACGGGACCGACGTACTGCGTCTCCCGGAGGAGGAGATGGCGCGGATCCGCGGCTTGCAGATCTCCATGGTGTTCCAGGGGGCAATGAACACCCTGAACCCGCTCATCAAGATTGAGGACCAGGTGGCCGAGCCCCTCCTGATTCACCATGTGAAGGAACCGCAGGAGGCCCTGGAGGCGGCGCATGAATGCCTCAACTTGGCGGGCCTCGGCCGCGATGTGTGGCGGAAGTATCCCCACGAGCTCTCGGGTGGCATGAAGCAGCGTGCGGTGATCGCCACGGCGATCGTGTCCCAGCCCAAGGTGCTCATCGCGGACGAGCCCACGACGGCCCTGGACGTGATCACCCAGGCGCAGATCACGAACCTCCTCCGCGACCTCCAGCGCCGACTGAACATGACGACGATCCTGATCAGCCACGACTTGCCCCTCGTCGCCGAGGTCGCGGACCGAATCGCGATCTTCTACGCGGGGAAGGTCTGCGAGGACGGGACGAACGCCCAGGTCCTGAAGGGCCAGGTCCATCCGTACACTCGCGGCCTCGTGGGCTCTGTGCTGCTCCCCGGCGTCCGGAAGGAACCGAGCATCATCCAGGGCGACCCCGTGGACCTCCGTGACCCACCGCGAGGCTGTCGGTTCATGCCCCGGTGCCCCGAGGCATCGGACGCGTGCGCCTCGTACGACTACACCGGATTCCGGGTGGAGGAAGGCCACACCGTGTACTGCCTGCGCTGCGGGGATCACCGTGCCGATCGTTAG